One bacterium DNA window includes the following coding sequences:
- a CDS encoding site-specific DNA-methyltransferase yields MDSKIKERSKITKDEWREYTLTVWQIANIKHPKHPAVFPEEIPKRLIKMFTFVGETVLDPFAGVGTTGRIALELDRKAICVEQNEDYLNILRNDLEEKNINPGDKLVTNIGDSRELGFVEDNSIALIVTSPPYWNKADYGNKEINLGNINMYTKFFEEIQPVFEECYRVLMPGRKICLVTANVNQHTDYGLLTFPLAADFIIRLRDIGFVLVNEVIWNKNGTGGKWGSWGSQRPIFGSYPYPPNLLFKNVHEHILIFMKPPKTKAKGKTVKFYSELMSESQQGDKNAI; encoded by the coding sequence ATGGATTCAAAAATAAAGGAGCGGAGTAAAATTACAAAGGATGAGTGGCGCGAATATACATTGACGGTATGGCAGATTGCAAATATCAAACATCCTAAACACCCGGCTGTTTTTCCAGAGGAAATTCCTAAAAGACTAATAAAAATGTTTACTTTTGTCGGGGAAACAGTGTTAGACCCTTTTGCAGGAGTTGGAACTACGGGCAGGATTGCTCTGGAATTAGATAGAAAAGCTATTTGTGTTGAACAAAATGAGGATTATCTTAATATCCTGAGAAATGATCTGGAAGAAAAAAATATTAATCCTGGAGATAAGCTTGTTACTAACATCGGTGACAGTAGGGAGTTAGGTTTTGTTGAAGATAATTCTATTGCACTCATTGTAACAAGTCCACCTTATTGGAATAAAGCAGATTATGGGAATAAAGAGATCAATCTGGGCAATATTAATATGTACACGAAATTCTTTGAGGAAATTCAACCTGTTTTTGAAGAATGTTATAGGGTGTTAATGCCTGGTCGCAAAATATGTCTAGTAACTGCTAATGTAAACCAGCATACCGATTATGGTCTTCTGACTTTTCCTTTAGCAGCAGATTTTATTATTCGGTTAAGGGATATTGGTTTTGTATTAGTAAATGAGGTTATTTGGAATAAAAACGGCACTGGTGGTAAGTGGGGCTCCTGGGGTTCTCAAAGACCGATATTTGGAAGTTATCCATATCCACCTAACCTTCTTTTTAAAAATGTCCATGAGCATATTTTGATTTTTATGAAGCCACCAAAGACGAAGGCAAAAGGAAAAACGGTGAAGTTCTATTCAGAGTTGATGAGTGAATCACAACAGGGGGATAAAAATGCAATATAA
- a CDS encoding N-6 DNA methylase, with protein MPQQLNLSLENHKKSNYIRYSSPAPGRTIGNSIRPWAEKILTISAEMKKRAKELNMLEELSHFYKNNLNVHTPLIENTPTDYGKNVNLLTNAILSMWLTGVSTNNVNKNAGLLESVMWFYNGYIKLDINPLEKWLNNISTQSLCELSYNEMFLDLYPYILEIYETDNELFLKNGFERMKKREFGIYYTPSDVAYFMIKNIVEKKKDRLDFLQGEWIDPACGSGLFLKTIVEYYINEKFIPNRIEDIIRFIKEKIYGIDISRQAIQSSAFNLLTFCLSQTDVNIDRPWYYYQTIKKNLAVMDATKLNRSLIKKIFSIINDFTFFVTNPPYSKRIRGDYLYPDFIRIMWSVCKPQHSAGAIVVPLSITYNTGREFCKIREDIMNINRICYFTNFDRTPDSLFGDDVKTRNTIIFIDQNKNNKKSIFTTPLLRWNSRNRTSLFKNITHTCLENLNIKQSIPKIGTDFEKTLYFKLLNRKSRLRQDIIEDNSNKHTPNRIFVGRTSYNWLSIYRFNPYSTNDEENSYSTLFPISFKTEKDANIAYGILTSRILYWLWRVEGDGFHLNLSFIKRVPYSINDLSPKQKTIVEENSIKLWESISKKPIVSNNSKVKSITYCPYNAEENINEIDRILLELVDMPTEKYTYFKELTRSIIVCGRENEIDTKKNNKTKEL; from the coding sequence ATGCCACAACAACTTAACTTAAGCCTTGAAAATCATAAAAAATCAAACTATATAAGATACTCTTCACCAGCACCCGGCAGGACTATTGGTAATTCTATTAGACCCTGGGCTGAAAAGATTTTAACAATATCTGCAGAAATGAAGAAAAGGGCTAAAGAACTCAATATGTTAGAAGAATTAAGCCATTTCTATAAAAACAATCTTAATGTTCACACACCATTAATAGAAAATACACCTACCGATTATGGAAAGAATGTAAATCTTCTCACAAATGCCATTTTAAGTATGTGGCTCACAGGAGTTTCTACCAATAATGTAAATAAAAATGCAGGCTTATTAGAAAGTGTAATGTGGTTTTATAATGGGTATATTAAATTAGACATTAACCCCTTAGAAAAATGGCTAAATAATATAAGCACTCAATCATTATGCGAGTTATCATATAATGAGATGTTTTTAGATCTATATCCATATATATTAGAAATTTATGAAACGGACAATGAACTATTCTTGAAAAATGGATTTGAGCGAATGAAAAAACGGGAATTTGGTATTTATTATACACCATCAGATGTTGCGTATTTCATGATAAAAAATATTGTTGAAAAGAAAAAGGATAGGTTAGATTTTTTACAGGGTGAATGGATAGATCCTGCCTGTGGTTCTGGATTATTTTTAAAAACAATCGTAGAATACTATATCAACGAAAAATTCATACCCAATAGAATAGAGGATATAATACGATTTATCAAAGAAAAGATATATGGTATAGATATTAGTAGACAGGCAATTCAATCCAGTGCGTTTAATTTATTAACATTTTGCTTAAGTCAAACTGATGTTAATATTGATAGACCCTGGTATTATTATCAAACAATTAAAAAAAATCTCGCAGTCATGGATGCTACAAAATTAAATAGGAGTCTCATAAAAAAGATATTTTCTATAATAAATGATTTCACCTTTTTTGTTACAAATCCTCCGTATTCTAAAAGAATTAGGGGGGATTATTTATATCCGGATTTTATTAGAATAATGTGGTCTGTATGCAAGCCTCAACACTCTGCGGGTGCTATAGTTGTTCCTCTTTCAATTACTTACAATACTGGCCGGGAATTTTGTAAAATCAGGGAAGACATTATGAACATTAATAGAATTTGCTACTTTACTAATTTTGATAGAACTCCGGATTCATTATTTGGTGATGATGTTAAAACACGAAACACGATTATATTCATTGACCAAAACAAGAACAATAAAAAATCTATTTTTACAACTCCGTTGTTGCGATGGAACAGTAGAAATCGCACATCTCTTTTTAAAAACATAACACATACTTGTTTAGAAAATCTTAATATAAAACAAAGCATTCCTAAAATCGGAACTGATTTTGAAAAAACTTTATATTTTAAACTATTAAACAGAAAGAGTCGATTAAGGCAAGATATTATTGAAGATAATTCTAATAAGCATACTCCAAACAGGATATTTGTCGGGAGGACCTCATATAATTGGCTTTCAATATATCGATTTAACCCATATTCCACAAATGACGAAGAAAATTCATATTCAACTTTATTTCCGATCTCATTTAAAACTGAAAAAGATGCAAATATTGCCTATGGCATACTTACAAGCAGGATACTATATTGGCTTTGGCGAGTTGAAGGGGATGGTTTTCATTTAAATCTTTCCTTTATAAAAAGAGTGCCTTATAGTATTAATGATTTGTCCCCAAAGCAAAAAACTATTGTAGAAGAAAACAGCATTAAACTATGGGAATCTATTAGTAAAAAACCCATAGTCAGTAATAATTCCAAAGTAAAGTCTATTACCTATTGTCCTTATAACGCTGAAGAGAATATAAATGAGATTGACAGAATATTATTAGAACTTGTTGATATGCCGACAGAAAAATATACTTATTTCAAAGAGTTGACGAGATCTATAATTGTCTGCGGAAGAGAAAATGAAATTGATACAAAGAAAAATAACAAAACAAAGGAGTTGTAA